Proteins co-encoded in one Lates calcarifer isolate ASB-BC8 linkage group LG17, TLL_Latcal_v3, whole genome shotgun sequence genomic window:
- the LOC108877166 gene encoding LOW QUALITY PROTEIN: ubiquitin carboxyl-terminal hydrolase 46-like (The sequence of the model RefSeq protein was modified relative to this genomic sequence to represent the inferred CDS: deleted 1 base in 1 codon), whose translation MTVRNIASICNMGTNASALEKDIGPEQFPINEHYFGLVNFGNTCYCNSVLQALYFCRPFRENVLAYKAQQKKKENLLTCLADLFHSIATQKKKVGVIPPKKFISRLRKENDLFDNYMQQDAHEFLNYLLNTVADILQEEKKQEKQNGRLKNNGTAVTTETETENKTEPTWVHDIFQGTLTNETRCLNCETVSSKDEDFLDLSVDVEQNTSITHCLRDFSNTETLCSEYKYYCETCASKQEAQKRMRVKKLPMILALHLKRFKYMEQLHRYTKLSYRVVFPLELRLFNTSGDAVNLDRMYDLVAVVVHCGSGPNRGHYITIVKSHGFWLLFDDDIVEKIDAQAIEEFYGLTSDISKNSESGYILFYQSRE comes from the exons ATGACTGTCAGAAACATCGCCTCCATTTGTAATATG GGCACCAATGCCTCTGCTCTGGAGAAAGACATCGGCCCGGAGCAATTTCCAATCAATGAACACTACTTTGGATTGGTCAAC TTTGGAAACACATGTTACTGTAACTCAGTGCTCCAGGCTCTCTACTTCTGCCGGCCTTTCCGGGAGAACGTGCTGGCCTACAAAGCccagcagaagaagaaggagaaccTGCTCACATGCCTGGCTGACCTCTTCCACTCCATTGccacacagaagaagaaagtgggCGTCATCCCGCCCAAGAAGTTCATCTCCCGCCTACGGAAAGAGAACG ATCTGTTCGACAACTACATGCAACAGGATGCCCACGAATTCCTCAACTACCTGCTGAACACTGTGGCTGAcatcctgcaggaggagaagaagcaggagAAGCAGAACGGACGCCTCAAGAACAATGGCACTGCTGTCACTACAGAGACCGAGACAGAGAACAAGACCGAGCCCACATGGGTTCACGATATCTTCCAAGGCACACTGACCAATGAGACGCGCTGCCTCAACTGTGaaacg GTGAGCAGCAAAGATGAGGATTTTCTGGATCTTTCTGTGGATGTGGAGCAGAACACATCAATAACACACTGTCTCAG GGACTTCAGTAACACAGAGACTTTGTGCAGTGAGTACAAATACTACTGTGAGACGTGC GCCAGCAAGCAGGAAGCACAGAAACG GATGCGTGTGAAGAAGCTTCCTATGATCCTGGCACTACACCTGAAGAGGTTTAAGTACATGGAGCAGCTGCACCGCTACACCAAGCTGTCCTACAGAGTGGTTTTCCCCCTAGAACTCCGTCTGTTCAACACGTCTGGGGATGCAGTCAACCTGGATCGCATGTATGATCTAGTTGCTGTGGTGGTTCACTGTGGCAG cGGCCCGAATCGAGGTCATTACATCACCATAGTGAAGAGTCATGGCTtctggctgctgtttgatgATGACATTGTGGAG AAAATTGACGCCCAGGCCATCGAGGAGTTTTATGGGCTTACCTCAGACATCTCCAAGAACTCTGAGTCGGGATACATTCTCTTCTACCAGTCCAGGGAGTGA